The following are from one region of the Veillonella nakazawae genome:
- the metA gene encoding homoserine O-acetyltransferase MetA, translating to MPIKVIKNLPAITKLAQENIFVMDTERAENQQIRPLNILLINLMPTKEITETQILRALSNSPLQVNLTLIHTASRKSKNTDEQYLETFYRTFEEVKDEFFDGMIITGAPVELMPFEEVDYWPELVEIMNWGEEHVYSTFYICWGAQAGLYHHFGINKSIMDEKLFGVYEHDIYNDRPVLLRGFDEKFWMPHSRHTTVSLEQIKENRDLELLAGSEATGAAIVRSLDNKHIFVFGHAEYDWDTLNREYERDVKRGLDIAVPENYFPDDDPKQRPIVRWRSVSTLLFTNWLNYYVYQETPYIIEQIQKMKFERDKNLGAYI from the coding sequence ATGCCTATTAAAGTAATAAAAAATTTACCGGCCATTACGAAATTAGCTCAAGAGAATATTTTCGTAATGGATACAGAACGGGCGGAAAATCAACAAATCCGACCTTTGAATATTCTGTTAATCAATTTGATGCCTACTAAAGAGATTACAGAGACTCAAATTTTACGTGCTCTTAGTAATAGCCCGTTACAAGTTAATTTAACCTTAATACATACTGCATCTCGAAAATCAAAAAATACAGATGAGCAGTATTTAGAAACTTTTTACCGTACCTTTGAGGAGGTAAAAGACGAGTTCTTTGACGGCATGATTATTACAGGGGCTCCTGTAGAGTTAATGCCTTTTGAAGAGGTAGACTATTGGCCTGAGTTAGTAGAAATTATGAACTGGGGCGAAGAGCATGTATACTCTACGTTCTATATCTGCTGGGGCGCTCAAGCTGGTTTGTATCATCATTTTGGTATTAATAAATCCATTATGGATGAGAAGTTATTCGGCGTGTACGAACATGATATTTACAATGATCGTCCAGTATTATTACGTGGTTTTGATGAGAAATTCTGGATGCCACACTCCCGTCATACAACGGTTTCCTTAGAGCAAATTAAGGAAAATCGAGATTTGGAATTGTTGGCAGGTTCTGAGGCAACAGGGGCAGCTATTGTTCGCAGCTTAGACAATAAACATATCTTTGTATTTGGTCATGCCGAATACGATTGGGATACACTTAATCGTGAATATGAACGAGATGTTAAAAGAGGGTTGGATATTGCAGTTCCTGAAAATTACTTCCCAGATGATGATCCTAAACAACGTCCTATCGTACGCTGGCGTTCTGTAAGTACATTGTTATTTACAAACTGGTTAAATTACTATGTATACCAAGAGACACCGTACATTATTGAACAAATTCAAAAAATGAAATTTGAACGCGATAAAAACTTAGGTGCCTATATCTAA
- a CDS encoding CobW family GTP-binding protein, with translation MIPIIIISGFLGSGKTTFLQHILKEHKPTDKVLIIENDFGETSLDAANLAKTGATIREVTSGCICCSLQGNFQQALLDILQNYDVDIIYIEPSGVSKLSEIIHTCEDEDIAKSAYVHASVTTVDAMQAPIFIKNFGLFFKDQITNSDAIFLSHTEDVQQTSITKRMIHDLAPNTPIHEESWDTISLRDYIKRLYHCHDDNSLHDEHLFMSHTFKDLRTLTVLQWKTILEGMPDGVLRAKGIVPTTEGPHELQYGTHYCSLVPSESTDYSLVVIGTDFNVPMVHNEVCQS, from the coding sequence ATGATTCCTATTATTATCATATCCGGATTTCTAGGTTCGGGAAAAACAACATTTTTACAACATATACTAAAAGAACATAAACCTACAGACAAGGTTTTAATTATAGAAAATGATTTTGGCGAAACTAGTCTTGATGCGGCAAATCTTGCTAAAACAGGTGCTACTATTCGTGAAGTAACGTCTGGTTGTATTTGCTGCAGCCTACAAGGAAATTTCCAACAAGCATTACTCGATATTCTTCAAAATTATGATGTAGATATTATCTATATTGAACCATCTGGGGTCAGCAAATTGAGCGAAATCATCCATACATGTGAAGATGAAGACATTGCGAAATCCGCCTATGTTCACGCCTCAGTAACAACGGTGGATGCTATGCAAGCACCTATATTTATCAAAAACTTTGGTTTATTCTTTAAAGATCAAATCACAAACAGTGACGCTATCTTCTTGAGTCACACCGAAGATGTTCAACAAACAAGTATTACAAAGCGCATGATTCACGACTTAGCTCCCAACACACCTATTCACGAAGAGTCATGGGATACCATTTCCTTACGAGACTATATTAAACGCCTCTATCACTGTCATGATGACAATTCATTACATGATGAGCATCTATTTATGAGTCATACCTTTAAAGACTTGCGTACACTCACTGTATTACAGTGGAAAACAATTTTAGAAGGTATGCCAGACGGTGTGCTCCGCGCTAAAGGTATTGTACCGACTACCGAAGGTCCCCATGAGTTGCAATACGGTACGCATTACTGCTCCCTAGTACCTAGCGAATCCACTGACTACAGCTTAGTCGTTATTGGTACTGATTTTAATGTGCCAATGGTACATAACGAAGTGTGTCAATCATGA
- a CDS encoding aminoacyl-histidine dipeptidase, with translation MESIVQAKRVLEIFKEMSQIPRESGNEKGISDYIVNFAKNLGLEVHQDDQFNVVIKKPASPGYENRPSIILQGHIDMVCVRDHDSNHDFSKDPIANIIEGEWMHADHTTLGADNGMGGAMMLAILEDDSQQHGPMQLLFTTNEETGMDGAFAIKEGQVSGDYLLNLDTEVEHDFTVSCAGGCHVHVNIPLLRENNQPGYDAGLSFTVTGLKGGHSGIEINEQRANANQVLTRVLYDIQQQYPVCLASFEGGVKHNAIPSKAVAVLSVRAEDVAAIKTLIAYQEKQYLHEYGNQDPGLTFVVEDVATPDVVYADDTTEALITYIYLAQDGVHSVSKSIPNLVETSDNIAIVRENEHTIEVLISIRSSNSNSLEFLAKKMILLAKTLGVSAERTGGYPAWEYDKGSKLEEQAISLHNEMFDTPANVNAIHAGLECGLLKGVLPNTQMISFGPTIVSPHTPMERVHLPSVENVYVYLKALLAKLQ, from the coding sequence ATGGAATCAATCGTTCAAGCAAAACGCGTATTAGAAATATTTAAAGAAATGAGCCAAATTCCTCGTGAATCAGGAAACGAAAAAGGCATCAGCGATTATATCGTAAACTTCGCTAAAAACTTGGGGCTTGAGGTTCATCAAGACGATCAATTTAATGTAGTCATCAAAAAGCCAGCGTCTCCAGGTTATGAAAACCGACCTTCTATCATCTTACAAGGCCATATCGATATGGTTTGTGTACGAGATCATGACTCCAATCATGACTTCTCCAAGGATCCTATTGCAAACATCATCGAAGGTGAATGGATGCACGCAGACCACACTACTCTAGGTGCGGACAACGGTATGGGTGGTGCGATGATGCTTGCCATCCTCGAAGATGATAGTCAACAACATGGACCTATGCAATTATTGTTCACTACCAATGAAGAAACTGGCATGGATGGCGCTTTCGCCATTAAAGAAGGCCAAGTAAGTGGCGATTACCTACTCAATCTCGATACAGAGGTAGAACACGACTTCACTGTTAGCTGTGCTGGCGGTTGTCATGTTCACGTAAACATTCCATTATTGCGCGAAAACAACCAACCTGGTTATGATGCAGGCTTATCTTTTACCGTAACAGGCCTTAAAGGTGGCCACTCCGGCATCGAAATCAACGAACAACGAGCTAATGCTAACCAAGTATTAACACGTGTACTCTATGATATTCAACAACAATATCCTGTATGCTTAGCATCCTTTGAAGGTGGCGTAAAACATAATGCCATTCCTTCTAAAGCAGTTGCTGTATTATCCGTACGCGCTGAAGATGTAGCGGCCATTAAAACATTAATTGCCTACCAAGAAAAGCAATATCTCCATGAATATGGTAACCAAGATCCAGGTCTTACATTTGTTGTAGAAGATGTCGCTACTCCTGATGTAGTATATGCAGATGACACAACAGAAGCTCTTATTACTTACATCTATCTTGCACAAGATGGTGTTCATTCTGTAAGCAAATCTATCCCAAATCTTGTGGAAACTTCTGACAACATCGCTATCGTACGAGAAAACGAACATACTATTGAAGTACTCATTTCCATCCGTAGCTCCAATAGCAACAGTCTTGAATTCTTGGCTAAGAAAATGATATTACTTGCGAAAACACTAGGTGTATCTGCAGAGCGTACTGGTGGTTATCCTGCATGGGAATACGATAAAGGCTCCAAACTTGAAGAACAAGCTATTTCCTTACATAACGAAATGTTTGATACACCAGCTAATGTAAACGCTATTCATGCAGGTCTTGAATGCGGCTTGTTGAAAGGCGTATTACCAAACACACAAATGATTAGCTTTGGCCCTACTATCGTAAGTCCACATACACCAATGGAACGCGTTCATTTACCATCCGTTGAAAACGTGTATGTATACCTCAAAGCATTGTTAGCTAAGTTACAATAA
- a CDS encoding O-acetylhomoserine aminocarboxypropyltransferase/cysteine synthase family protein yields MSKQYRFETLQLHAGHTVDPTGSRAVPIYQTTSFVFKDAEEAAGRFALTNPGGIYSRLGNPTTDVLDARVAQLEGGAGGIAVASGSAAITYSILNVANAGDNIVAASTLYGGTYNLFTATLPRFGIETKFVNPDNLEEFEAAIDENTKAVYIESIGNPGINLIDVQAVADIAHKHNIILIVDNTFASPYLFRPLEHGADVVVHSATKYLGGHGTTLAGVVVESGKFDYKGSGKYPGFSEGDEHYNGLVYGDLPIPFTVKIRAQLLRDTGACITPLASWQILQGIETLSLRVERHVENTRKVVDFLTKHPKVAWVSYPELEDSKYKALADKYFSKGVGAVFTFGVKGGKEAGIKLVDSLEIFSNLANVADAKSLVIHPASTTHAQLNEEQQKSAGVTPDMIRLSIGLENIDDIIEDLAQALDKA; encoded by the coding sequence ATGAGCAAACAATACAGATTTGAAACATTACAATTACATGCCGGTCATACGGTAGATCCAACAGGTTCTCGTGCAGTACCTATTTACCAAACTACATCTTTCGTATTTAAAGATGCAGAAGAAGCAGCTGGTCGCTTTGCTTTGACTAATCCTGGTGGTATTTATTCCCGCCTTGGCAATCCTACTACTGATGTATTGGATGCTCGTGTGGCACAACTTGAAGGTGGTGCTGGTGGTATCGCAGTAGCATCTGGTTCCGCAGCGATTACATATTCTATTTTGAACGTAGCTAATGCGGGCGACAATATCGTAGCAGCTTCCACTTTATACGGTGGTACTTATAACTTGTTCACAGCTACATTACCACGTTTTGGTATCGAAACTAAATTTGTAAATCCTGATAATTTAGAAGAATTTGAAGCAGCTATCGATGAAAATACAAAAGCTGTTTACATCGAGTCTATCGGTAACCCAGGTATCAACCTTATCGACGTACAAGCAGTAGCTGATATTGCACATAAACACAACATTATCTTGATCGTAGATAACACATTTGCATCTCCATACTTGTTCCGTCCATTAGAACATGGTGCTGACGTAGTTGTTCACTCTGCTACTAAATACCTTGGTGGTCATGGTACAACATTGGCTGGTGTAGTAGTAGAATCTGGTAAATTCGATTATAAAGGTTCTGGCAAATACCCTGGCTTCTCCGAAGGTGATGAACACTACAATGGTTTAGTATATGGTGATTTGCCAATTCCATTCACTGTAAAAATCCGCGCTCAATTGCTTCGTGATACTGGCGCATGCATTACTCCACTTGCATCTTGGCAAATCTTGCAAGGCATTGAAACATTGTCCTTGCGCGTAGAACGTCACGTTGAAAATACTCGTAAAGTAGTAGACTTCTTGACTAAACATCCTAAAGTGGCATGGGTAAGCTATCCAGAATTAGAAGACAGCAAATACAAAGCTTTGGCTGATAAATACTTCTCTAAAGGTGTTGGTGCTGTATTCACATTTGGCGTAAAAGGCGGAAAAGAAGCAGGTATTAAACTTGTTGATTCTTTGGAAATCTTCTCCAACTTGGCTAACGTAGCAGATGCTAAATCTCTTGTTATTCACCCTGCGTCTACAACACATGCACAACTTAACGAAGAACAACAAAAATCTGCTGGTGTAACACCAGATATGATCCGTTTGTCCATCGGCCTTGAAAATATCGACGATATTATCGAAGACTTGGCTCAAGCTTTAGATAAAGCATAA
- a CDS encoding biotin transporter BioY, with translation MSSTVSKQGRITTRQLTMTALFVALIAVGAFIRVPLPNCPFTLQILFTTLAGIVLGSRLGAASVGIYIVLGLIGVPIFTSGGGPGYILQPTFGYLIGFMVGAYAVGRIAESMETLSFKRLLAGSILNLFIVYGLGMIYLYFIMNLYLGKPIGVEAVIITCFLIPVGPDIFLCAVAASLGKRIVKELHR, from the coding sequence ATGAGTTCTACCGTGTCGAAACAAGGTCGCATCACTACCCGTCAGTTAACGATGACAGCACTCTTTGTCGCATTGATTGCCGTAGGTGCTTTTATACGGGTACCATTACCAAATTGTCCATTTACATTACAAATCTTATTTACTACCCTCGCAGGCATTGTATTAGGCAGTCGATTGGGGGCTGCTAGCGTTGGTATTTACATTGTCTTAGGTTTAATTGGGGTACCGATTTTTACATCCGGTGGTGGGCCTGGTTACATTTTACAACCTACCTTTGGTTATTTAATTGGTTTTATGGTAGGTGCTTATGCAGTAGGCCGTATTGCAGAGTCTATGGAGACTTTATCCTTTAAACGATTATTAGCAGGATCTATATTAAATCTATTTATCGTGTATGGCCTTGGTATGATTTATCTATACTTTATTATGAACTTATACTTAGGCAAACCAATTGGGGTTGAAGCTGTTATTATTACATGCTTCTTGATTCCCGTAGGTCCAGACATCTTCCTTTGTGCCGTTGCAGCATCTCTTGGCAAACGAATTGTTAAAGAATTACATCGATAA
- a CDS encoding MalY/PatB family protein has protein sequence MGQYNFDQILDRTHTKSLKYDFAVKRGKPADVLPFWVADMDFEIPPELKQILLDRVNHGVFGYTESDDEYFEVLQNWFTTRFNWTPDRKWLVKTPGIVFALAMAVRAFTKEGEGVLINQPVYYPFSMVIDDNDRRLINVPLIKGEEKYTIDFEGIERAIVEENVTLFLLCNPHNPVGRVWTEDELKRLGDICIKHNVLIVSDEIHADFVWKGHTHKVFADLGESYAEHCIVCTAPSKTFNIAGLQVSNIFIPNDSLRGRFIKEIDSAGYSQLNTMGIVGCEGAYKVGAPWLDELKEYIQDNIQFTIDYVAKYMPKIHVYRPEGTYLMWLDCSKLPLSPKERDEWIINEAKLWLDTGSMFGVDGEDFERINVACPRKTLEEGLEAWRRAYEARGF, from the coding sequence ATGGGACAATATAATTTTGATCAAATTTTAGATAGAACCCACACAAAATCTTTAAAATACGATTTTGCTGTTAAACGCGGTAAACCAGCCGATGTGTTGCCATTCTGGGTAGCGGACATGGATTTTGAAATTCCCCCTGAGTTGAAGCAAATCTTATTGGACCGCGTGAACCATGGCGTATTTGGTTATACCGAATCCGATGACGAATACTTTGAAGTGCTACAAAATTGGTTTACTACGCGCTTTAACTGGACGCCAGACCGAAAATGGCTCGTTAAAACTCCAGGTATCGTCTTTGCTTTGGCCATGGCTGTTCGCGCTTTCACCAAGGAGGGGGAAGGGGTACTCATCAATCAACCGGTGTATTATCCATTTAGCATGGTGATCGATGATAATGACCGTCGTCTCATAAATGTGCCATTAATCAAAGGCGAAGAGAAGTACACCATTGATTTTGAAGGCATTGAACGGGCTATCGTTGAGGAAAATGTAACATTATTTCTCTTATGTAATCCCCACAATCCCGTAGGTCGCGTGTGGACTGAGGATGAGTTAAAACGACTTGGCGACATTTGTATTAAACATAATGTACTCATCGTAAGCGATGAAATCCACGCTGATTTTGTTTGGAAAGGGCATACTCATAAGGTCTTTGCTGACCTAGGTGAAAGCTATGCAGAGCATTGCATCGTATGTACTGCACCGAGCAAGACTTTCAACATCGCCGGCTTACAAGTAAGTAATATTTTCATTCCTAATGATTCCTTACGTGGTCGTTTTATTAAAGAAATCGACAGCGCTGGTTATAGCCAGTTAAATACGATGGGCATCGTTGGTTGTGAAGGGGCCTACAAAGTTGGGGCACCTTGGCTAGACGAGTTAAAAGAATATATTCAAGATAATATTCAATTTACCATCGACTATGTAGCAAAATATATGCCGAAAATTCATGTATATCGTCCGGAAGGGACGTATCTCATGTGGCTAGATTGCTCCAAGTTGCCATTAAGCCCTAAAGAGCGTGATGAATGGATTATCAATGAAGCTAAATTGTGGCTTGATACTGGTTCCATGTTTGGTGTTGATGGTGAAGACTTTGAACGTATCAATGTAGCGTGTCCTCGTAAAACATTGGAAGAAGGCCTTGAAGCTTGGCGCCGTGCCTACGAGGCTAGAGGATTTTAA
- a CDS encoding TIGR03943 family putative permease subunit has product MKLGLKDRFSIVKGALYLILGICCVYLILTGRYLNYIAPRYELLLGISSIALILGGLATIIWAPSRYYKHNLRSIVPIIIPVVLLIVPPVLVPNTGVHGAARVNDDTNNFDFTNDAIGEVITVNSESKEPGISKDKKEIVLNSDNFYQTIVKVGSNVDQYKDYTVYMTGYVNRDDNTLKSNEFTISRMAMSCCIADVAPIGMTAYKPDGDSLANEQWVSIEGKVSTRDFHGRAQPYVEVTKIKTAEPILGYVYP; this is encoded by the coding sequence ATGAAATTAGGACTGAAAGATCGCTTTTCCATCGTGAAAGGCGCTCTCTATCTCATCTTAGGTATCTGCTGTGTATACCTAATTCTGACGGGCCGTTATTTGAACTATATTGCACCCCGATATGAACTACTGCTCGGCATCAGTAGCATAGCTCTCATATTAGGTGGATTAGCAACTATCATTTGGGCTCCATCCCGCTATTACAAGCACAATTTACGTTCTATCGTACCTATTATTATCCCCGTAGTTTTGCTCATTGTTCCGCCTGTCCTAGTTCCTAATACTGGTGTTCACGGCGCAGCACGGGTTAATGATGATACGAACAATTTTGATTTTACAAATGATGCTATAGGTGAGGTTATTACCGTTAATAGTGAAAGCAAAGAGCCTGGCATTTCTAAAGACAAAAAAGAAATCGTACTAAACTCCGATAACTTCTATCAAACCATCGTAAAGGTTGGATCTAATGTAGACCAATACAAGGACTACACTGTATATATGACAGGTTATGTAAATCGCGATGATAATACGCTAAAATCTAATGAATTTACCATCTCTCGTATGGCCATGTCTTGTTGTATCGCTGACGTAGCCCCCATTGGCATGACCGCCTATAAACCAGATGGTGATAGTTTAGCTAATGAACAATGGGTTTCTATCGAAGGCAAAGTATCTACACGAGACTTTCACGGTCGTGCTCAACCATATGTAGAAGTAACCAAAATAAAAACAGCAGAGCCTATTTTAGGTTATGTATATCCTTAA
- a CDS encoding permease has product MIPVYIVTGFIGSGKSTFINEQLQYRKKLGGTACISAEQGSVSLIKDALQLSPDKLSAITPNQPDTYSSIADEIATYINKTNPKEIWIEWNGMVSFYQLESLLYSDKLRHMLQIEKVLYICTDQFVASMLPGLGNDVTSQLYSADCIITETDTHHTLLRTYNREAKIVTAPTPEKVEQLCRNSTWGLIPNLLVIGITAYILLVTAFRHDIPYSIHQCFAIITGLIVEAIPFLLLGTIGSTVIRYFVPQSVLLKLLGDYSWKSYGAAMVSGLALPVCDCAIIPLFKALTDRGVPLSVALLFMLASPIINPITILSTWYAFPDNPMISVWRIVLGLGVALLVALSFRFYPPSKELMKARNTQNLSYEEVLIESSRSKHINKKRLLIHMEKEFSQLLFYFSMAASVLSVVQVYGKPWLINAGITLPIVWAIPILLVLAFFFSICSTSDAIIGKSLSTLFPISSVMGFLILGPMLDIKNVYILKQYMPTSFILRLGITIVIMSYITALGFQFFVG; this is encoded by the coding sequence ATGATACCTGTTTATATCGTTACCGGATTTATCGGTTCTGGTAAAAGTACATTTATAAATGAACAATTACAATACCGTAAAAAGCTGGGCGGCACAGCATGTATCAGTGCCGAACAAGGTTCTGTATCACTTATTAAAGATGCTTTACAACTTAGCCCTGATAAACTCAGTGCAATCACGCCTAATCAACCTGACACCTATAGTTCTATAGCAGACGAAATCGCAACCTATATCAATAAGACAAATCCCAAAGAAATATGGATTGAATGGAATGGTATGGTCAGCTTTTATCAACTAGAATCCTTGCTATACAGTGATAAGCTGCGTCACATGTTACAAATCGAAAAGGTATTATATATTTGTACGGATCAATTCGTCGCATCGATGTTACCTGGTTTAGGTAATGACGTAACAAGCCAATTATACAGTGCAGATTGCATCATCACGGAGACCGATACACATCATACCTTATTACGGACCTATAATAGAGAGGCCAAGATTGTAACAGCGCCAACGCCAGAAAAGGTAGAGCAATTATGTCGCAATTCTACGTGGGGCCTCATACCAAATCTATTAGTTATCGGCATTACCGCCTATATACTTTTAGTTACCGCGTTCCGTCATGACATTCCTTACTCCATTCATCAATGCTTTGCCATCATTACAGGGCTCATTGTCGAAGCGATTCCATTCCTTTTATTAGGAACTATTGGCTCAACCGTTATACGCTATTTTGTACCACAAAGCGTACTACTAAAACTATTAGGCGATTATTCTTGGAAAAGCTATGGTGCCGCCATGGTTAGTGGCCTAGCCTTACCTGTATGTGACTGTGCCATTATTCCATTATTTAAAGCACTCACAGATAGAGGCGTACCATTATCAGTGGCCCTCCTATTTATGCTAGCCAGCCCAATCATCAATCCTATTACCATTCTCTCCACTTGGTATGCCTTTCCAGATAATCCCATGATTTCTGTATGGCGTATCGTCCTTGGACTTGGCGTAGCTTTATTAGTGGCATTATCTTTTCGCTTCTATCCACCTTCAAAGGAACTAATGAAAGCTAGAAATACCCAGAATCTTAGCTACGAAGAGGTTTTAATAGAGTCATCTAGGAGTAAACACATCAACAAAAAAAGATTGTTAATTCATATGGAAAAAGAGTTTTCCCAACTCTTATTCTATTTCTCCATGGCAGCCTCTGTTTTATCAGTAGTCCAAGTATATGGAAAACCTTGGCTCATCAATGCGGGTATCACATTACCTATCGTGTGGGCTATTCCAATCTTGCTAGTATTAGCTTTCTTCTTCTCAATCTGTTCTACATCAGATGCTATTATAGGCAAATCCTTGAGCACCCTATTTCCTATAAGCTCAGTTATGGGCTTCCTCATCTTAGGACCAATGCTCGATATTAAAAATGTATATATTTTAAAACAATATATGCCAACTTCATTCATACTTCGTCTAGGCATAACTATTGTAATTATGTCTTATATAACAGCATTAGGTTTTCAATTCTTTGTAGGCTAA
- a CDS encoding nicotinate phosphoribosyltransferase: MQHDSRNISMLMDFYEMTMAHGYFTQHENTDRVAFDVFFRRNPDKGGFAIFGGLEQIVEYILNLHFDESDIDFLRNQGIFSEEFLNYLKDFSFTGDVYAFPEGSIIYPNEPVITIVAPLIDAQIVETAVLTMMNHQSLIATKANRIVRAADGRVVADFGARRAHNVDAAVYGARAAYIGGVQSTATVLAGQQFGIPVSGTMAHSWVMYHDSEYEAFKAYAEVYPDGAVFLVDTYDVLNSGVPNAIKVAKEVLEPMGKRLKGIRLDSGDLAYLAKKARRMLDKAGLEDCKIMASNSLDEYTITSLLGQGGAIDIFGVGERLITSKSDPVFGAVYKIAGVEKNGVWEPRIKISESVEKITNPGFKKVYRVYNDKGRAIADLLTLLEEVPDTTEPYRYIDPEQPWRELYFENCTFKEMKQLIIKDGKLIVELPTLDELRQYVKDQLETEIWLEEQRFENPHRHYLDMSPRYYQMKMDLLNRIFRKK; this comes from the coding sequence ATGCAACACGACAGTCGCAATATTAGTATGCTTATGGATTTTTATGAGATGACCATGGCACACGGCTATTTTACACAACATGAAAATACGGATCGAGTCGCTTTTGATGTGTTCTTTAGACGCAATCCAGATAAGGGTGGCTTCGCCATTTTTGGTGGTCTTGAACAAATCGTTGAGTACATTTTAAATCTACACTTTGATGAAAGTGATATCGATTTTTTACGGAATCAAGGAATCTTTAGTGAGGAATTTCTAAACTATCTTAAAGATTTCTCCTTTACTGGTGATGTATATGCGTTTCCAGAAGGTTCTATTATTTATCCAAACGAACCAGTTATAACCATCGTAGCCCCTCTCATAGACGCACAAATCGTAGAAACTGCAGTGCTAACTATGATGAACCATCAGTCCCTTATCGCTACAAAGGCTAATCGCATCGTTCGTGCTGCGGATGGGCGTGTAGTAGCCGACTTTGGGGCTCGTCGAGCTCATAATGTGGATGCCGCTGTATATGGTGCGAGAGCAGCCTACATTGGTGGGGTACAGTCTACGGCAACTGTTTTAGCGGGCCAACAATTTGGTATTCCTGTGAGTGGTACTATGGCTCATAGTTGGGTTATGTATCATGACTCTGAATACGAAGCTTTCAAAGCTTACGCTGAAGTGTATCCGGATGGAGCTGTATTCCTTGTTGATACCTATGATGTATTAAACTCTGGGGTTCCTAATGCTATTAAAGTAGCTAAAGAGGTATTGGAACCTATGGGAAAACGCTTAAAAGGTATACGCCTTGATTCTGGTGACCTTGCTTACTTAGCTAAAAAAGCGCGTCGTATGCTTGATAAGGCAGGCTTAGAAGATTGCAAAATTATGGCTTCCAATAGTCTTGATGAATATACAATAACCTCTTTATTGGGACAGGGGGGGGCCATTGATATCTTTGGTGTAGGTGAAAGACTGATTACCTCTAAGAGCGATCCTGTATTTGGCGCCGTATACAAGATTGCTGGCGTTGAAAAGAATGGTGTGTGGGAGCCTCGCATCAAGATTTCTGAATCTGTTGAAAAGATTACGAACCCAGGCTTTAAAAAGGTGTATCGCGTATACAATGATAAAGGGCGTGCCATTGCAGATTTATTAACATTGTTAGAAGAGGTGCCAGATACGACAGAACCATATCGTTATATCGATCCAGAACAACCATGGCGTGAATTGTACTTTGAAAATTGCACCTTTAAAGAGATGAAACAACTCATTATTAAGGATGGAAAATTAATAGTAGAATTACCAACTTTAGATGAGCTTCGTCAATATGTTAAAGACCAATTAGAAACTGAAATTTGGTTAGAAGAACAGCGCTTTGAAAATCCACATCGCCATTACCTTGATATGAGTCCAAGATACTATCAAATGAAAATGGATTTATTAAATCGTATTTTCCGAAAGAAGTAG
- a CDS encoding PepSY domain-containing protein codes for MKNVKKVSKVLCAFGVSTVLLAGVVGAASNHAYNNNSNWKGVGSVAPSAQANYSVDYMGAVTVFQQQFPGASVKSISYDAKHNPYYEVEGYYNHRQVEIKVDEATGQIVGKEVKGYTIGNKAINVQNIIIPEVAETKAIEKVGADFQTMEWTVERENGRAVYKFDMTTGGDKKAEVKVDGMNGKVLSAKVKTTKY; via the coding sequence ATGAAAAATGTTAAAAAAGTATCAAAGGTATTATGTGCATTTGGCGTTAGTACAGTATTATTAGCAGGCGTAGTTGGCGCAGCTAGCAACCATGCTTACAACAACAATAGCAACTGGAAAGGCGTTGGTAGCGTAGCTCCATCCGCTCAAGCTAACTATTCTGTTGATTACATGGGCGCTGTTACAGTATTCCAACAACAATTCCCTGGCGCATCTGTAAAATCTATTTCCTACGACGCTAAACACAACCCTTACTATGAAGTAGAAGGTTACTACAACCACCGTCAAGTAGAAATTAAAGTAGACGAAGCAACTGGTCAAATCGTTGGTAAAGAAGTTAAAGGCTACACAATAGGCAATAAAGCTATCAACGTTCAAAACATCATCATCCCTGAAGTAGCTGAAACAAAAGCTATCGAAAAAGTTGGTGCCGACTTCCAAACTATGGAATGGACTGTTGAACGCGAAAACGGCCGAGCTGTATACAAATTCGATATGACAACTGGTGGCGACAAAAAAGCTGAAGTAAAAGTTGATGGCATGAACGGTAAAGTTTTAAGCGCTAAAGTAAAAACTACAAAATACTAA